A region from the Rosa rugosa chromosome 6, drRosRugo1.1, whole genome shotgun sequence genome encodes:
- the LOC133716376 gene encoding NAC domain-containing protein 67-like yields the protein MEESRGNQLPGLRFCPMEDEPVLFYLKPMLRGQIVLGRNRVVFDCDLYGHQEPWEIWEAFKTKRPHDLRLNKDIYFFTQHKKMSSTAKRVRRNVGSGTWKGDDSGKPVRSVETGRVVGLKKRYTYKNDDSVHNGCWILYEFYLDQSLRDNKQKLEDYVLCLLRKNGEPKTKIEKKRKQREEEEVLENNYAFHDGEKSKREQEELLEPQAKRQRTVPSIAELEESLECFEDDNAPSEARAIGFQGGENGGLQQLAAEVQSGPLFVDDHEIFNPLPEEDFLLAEMLEEMGMVDMEELVMNGSIFSQPDLSMDISLELVNV from the exons ATGGAGGAGAGCAGAGGCAATCAACTTCCTGGCCTGAGGTTCTGCCCCATGGAAGATGAACCAGTTCTCTTCTACCTCAAGCCCATGTTGAGAGGACAGATCGTGCTCGGCAGAAACCGCGTGGTGTTCGACTGCGACCTCTACGGTCACCAAGAACCTTGGGAGATATGGGAGGCCTTCAAGACCAAAAGACCACACGACTTGAGGCTCAACAAGGACATTTACTTCTTCACCCAACACAAGAAGATGAGTTCCACAGCCAAGCGCGTACGCCGGAATGTTGGAAGTGGCACCTGGAAGGGCGACGACTCCGGCAAGCCAGTACGATCTGTTGAAACTGGTCGTGTTGTTGGCTTGAAGAAAAGATATACTTACAAGAACGATGACTCGGTTCACAACGGCTGTTGGATCTTGTATGAGTTCTACCTTGATCAATCACTCAGAGACAATAAACAAAAGCTGGAAGACTATGTTCTTTGTCTACTACGAAAGAATGGTGAACCCAAAACCAAGatcgaaaagaagagaaagcaacgtGAAGAGGAAGAGGTTCTTGAAAACAATTATGCCTTTCATGATGGAGAAAAATCGAAAAGGGAGCAAGAAGAGTTGCTTGAGCCACAAGCGAAGCGGCAACGAACAGTGCCATCCATTG CTGAACTAGAAGAGTCATTGGAATGCTTTGAAGATGATAATGCACCCTCAGAAGCTCGAGCAATTGGCTTTCAAGGTGGGGAGAATGGTGGACTCCAACAATTAGCAGCCGAGGTGCAATCAGGCCCTTTATTTGTAGAcgatcatgaaatatttaatcCGCTGCCGGAGGAAGACTTTCTCTTGGCTGAAATGTTAGAAGAAATGGGTATGGTGGACATGGAAGAACTAGTTATGAATGGAAGCATATTCAGCCAGCCAGATTTAAGCATGGATATCTCTTTGGAGTTGGTTAAtgtttga